Sequence from the Nocardia brasiliensis genome:
TGTGTCGGCCTTGTGCTGCCGGTGAAGTGCTGTTTACTCGGTCCGGTCAACCAGATGTTCGAGTGACGAGTGGAAGCGGAGGAGACATGGCACTGCCTACCATGACCGCGGAGCAGCGCACTGAGGCGCTGGCCAAAGCGGCAGCGGTCCGCAAGGCGCGCTCCGAACTGATCGGCAAGGTGAAGGCGGGCAAGGTTTCGGTCGCCGATCTGCTGAAGAAGGCCGACTCCGACGAGCTGGTCAAGAAGACCAAGGTCGCCGCGGTGATCAAGGCTCTGCCCGGTGTCGGACCGGTGAAGGCGGCCAAGCTGATGGACCAGGCCGAGATCCCGGAAGATCGTCGTATCGGTGGGCTCGGCGCGCGGCAGCGTGCGGCCCTGCTCGACGCCCTGAAGGACTGACGGGGCTAAGCGGACCGAACCAGCTCCAACCTCGGTGGCGTGGCTGAGCCCCGCGCACGACCGCCGACGCGCGGTACGGACGACGTAGCTCAGCCCCCAACCGCACAGACAGTTCGAACGCCCCACAGTGCCGGCACGGGCTGTGGGGCGTTGTCGTCGCTAGCGTTTGCGGCGCGGAAACCGGACGGTGATCGGGCTCGGATCCGACATCGGCAGATCGCCGCGCGGTGGCAGCAGCACGCAGGCCGCGGCGAGTACCACCAGCAGTGCCGAGGCGACCACGCTCAGCGTGAAGCTCACCGTGGACATCCCCGCGGGCTGGTGCAGCAGGTGGTACCCGACATGCGGCACGCTGAACACCAGCCAGCCGAGGCCCGCGATCCGCGCCACGGTGGTGCCGTCGACCACCAGCGCCGCGACCGAGACCGCGGTCAACGCGAGGAAGAACGCGCCGACGTCGGCCGCCAGATGATGGTTGTACGGGCCGTCCGCCGCCACCCACCGCATGCCGAAGCCGGGAAAGCTGGTGTACCACGAGTGCGGCGCCGCGGTCGCCCACAGCCCGCTGACCGCGCCCTGAACAGCCAACACCGCCAAGATGATCCGGGTCGCCAGCAAGCGGCGGCGGTACTGCTCGAAACGCATCCGCACGCGCAACCCCTCCTGCGTGCCCCGTACCGAAATCCGCATCGGTCTCTCCGTTCCCGCGAACCGCTCCGATCACGTAGGTGCCACGGTAAATCCGGCAATCGGGCCGGGCAAGGGTGCGGTGGCGCCGCGTCTAGGCCGGTAGCGGTGTGGCGCTCGCGGCGACGACCCGCTCCGGATGGGTGTAGACGTTCATCGTGTCGCCGCGCAGGAACCCGACCAGCGTGAGTCCCGCCTCGGCGGCGAGGTCGACCGCGAGCGAACTGGGCGCGGAGACCGCGCCGAGCATCGGGATGCCCGCCATCACCGCCTTCTGCACCAGCTCGAACGAGGCGCGCCCGCTCACGATGAGCACCAGATCGGTTGCGGGAACCCGGTTCTGGCGCAGCGCCCAGCCGATCACCTTGTCCACCGCGTTGTGCCTGCCGATGTCCTCGCGCACAGCGAGCACCGTGCCGTCAGCGTCGAACAATCCGGCCGCGTGCAGCCCGCCGGTGGCCTCGAACAGATTCTGCTTGCCGCGCAACGTTTCCGGCATGGCGCCGAGGGTGTGCGCGTTCACCTCGATGCCCTTCTCGGTGACCGGATAGCGGGTGTTCTTGCGCACCTCGTCCAGCGCGGTCTTGCCGCAGAGCCCGCAGGCGCCCGTGGTCAGGAAGTTGCGGGTCTGCACCGGGACCGGATTGCGCAGCGTGAGATCGAGGACGTTGTAGGTGTTGCGGCCGTCGTCGTCGGTGCCCGAACAGTAGCGGGCCGCCATGATGTCCTCGGCGACGCCGATCATGGCCTCGCTCAACAGGAACCCGTGCACCAGGTCCACGTCGTTACCCGGGGTGCGCATCGTCACGGTCAGCGATTGCCCGCCGATCCGGATCTCCAGCGGCTCTTCGACGGCCAAGGTATCGGGGCGCTGGACCTCACCGGTCGGCGAGATCCGGCGCGTGCGGCGGCGGGCGGTGACTCTACTCATTAGTGGCACGCTGCAATCTGATGGTGACCGATTTGGAGACCGGAGTGTTCGACCGTGCCGCGACATGATCAAGTGGCACAAGCGGATTAGTCTCGGGATAGTAGGCGGCCGCGTTCCCGCGCGGGGTCGGATAGCCGACCAGCCGGAACCCGCGCACGCGCCGCTCGGTGCCGTCGGTCCACTCCGAGATCACGTCCACCAGTTCGTCTTCGGCGAAGCCGAGCGCGGCGATGTCCTCGGGGTGTACCAGCACCACCTTGCGGCCGCCGTGCACGCCGCGGTAGCGGTCGTCCAGGCCGTAGATGGTGGTGTTGTACTGGTCGTGGCTGCGCAGCGTCTGCAGGATCAGCCTGCCCTCCGGGACCGGGGTCCAGGTGAGTTCGTTCACCGCGAAGTTGGCTTTGCCGGTGGTGGTGCGGAATTCGCGGTTGTCCCGGGGCGGGTGCGGTAGGACGAAACCGTTGCGGGCGCGCACCCTGGCGTTGTAGTCGGCGCAGCCCGGCACCACCCGCGAGATCGCGTCGCGGATGGTGTCGTAGTCGCGGCGGAACCGCGCCCACGGCACCGGATGATCCGCGCCGAACAGGGTGAGGGCCAGGTCGCACACGATCGCGACCTCGCTGCGCAGGTGCTTGCTCACCGGCTCGAGCCTGCCGGTGGACAGATGCACCATCGACATCGAATCCTCCACCGACACCTGCTGTTTCAAGCCGTCGCGCAGGTCCTTGTCGGTGCGGCCGAGCGTCGGCAGGATCAACGCGGTCGTGCCGTGCACGACGTGGCTGCGATTGAGTTTGGTGGAAATCTGCACGGTCAGCGCGCAATTGCGCAGCGCGGCCTCGGTCACCTCGGTATCGGGGGTCGCGGAGACGAAATTTCCGCCCATCCCGACGAACACCGAGGCTCTGCCGTCGCGCATGGCGCGGATGGCGTCCACCGTGTCCATGCCGTGCTTGCGCGGGCTGGTGATGCCGAACTCCTGATCCAGCGCGGCGAGGAAGGACTCCGGCATCTTCTCCCAGATGCCCATGGTGCGGTCGCCCTGCACGTTCGAATGTCCGCGCACCGGACAGACGCCCGCGCCCGGCTTGCCGATCATGCCGCGCAGCAACAGCAGGTTCGTCGCCTCCTCGATGGTGGCGACACCGTGCGACTGCTGGGTCAAGCCCATCGCCCAGCAGATGATGACGTTCTTCGCCTCGGCCAGATACTTGGCGGTGCGCTCGATTTCGGCATGGCTCAGCCCGGTCGCGGCCAGCACGGTGTCGAAATCGACGGCGCGGGCTTGCTTTTCGTACTCGGCGAAGCCGGCGCAATGCGCGTCGACGAACTCCCGGTCGAGCACGGTGCCCGGTGCGCGATCCTCGGCCTCGAACAGGAGCCTGCCGAGCGCCTGGAACAGCGCCATGTCGCCGCCGAGCCGGATCTGCAGGAAGTCGTCGGCGATCGCGACCCCGGTGGTGAAGCCCTTCACGGTCTGCGGATCGCGGAAGCCGAGCAGCCCGGTCTCGGGCAGCGGGTTGATCGCGATCACCCTGGCGCCCTTGGACTTCGCGTCCGCCAGCGCGCTGAGCATGCGCGGATGATTCGTGCCCGGATTCTGCCCGGCGACGATGATCAGGTCGGCAGCGGCGAAATCATCGATCGACACCGAGCCTTTGCCGATGCCGATCGAACTAGTCAGCGCCGCTCCCGAGGACTCGTGGCACATGTTGGAACAGTCCGGCAGATTGTTCGTGCCGAAGCTGCGGACCAGCAGCTGATAGAGGAATGCGGCCTCGTTGCTGGTGCGCCCGGAGGTGTAGAACACCGCTTCGTCGGGAGAAGCCAAGGCGCCCAGGTGATCCGCGATCATCCGGTAGGCGTCGTCCCACCCGATCGGTGCGTAGTGCGTATCGCCGGGACGCAGCACCATCGGATGGGTCAGCCGGCCCTGCTGGCCGAGCCAATAGCCCGATTTGCCGGCCAGCTCCTCGATCGAATGCGCGGCGAAGAACTCCGGGGTGACCGTGCGCAGGGTCGCCTCCTCGGCAACCGCCTTCGCGCCGTTCTCGCAGAACTCGGCCGGGCGGCGATGACCCGTCGGTTCCGGCCACGCGCAACCGGGGCAGTCGAAGCCGTGCACCTGATTCACCCGCGTCAAGGTGCGGGCGGTGCGCAGCACACCCATCTCCTCGACCGCGCGGCGCAGCGACACCGCGACCGCGGTGACACCCGCCGCCTGCTCCTTCGGCGCGGAGACGGTGAGCTCGGACTCGTCGATATCCTGGGTCGGCCCGTTACGGTGCATAGTTCGTATTGTCCTCTTCGCAGTGTCTGAGTCGGGCAGTGGACCGGCTACCTCGATGGTATGCACTCGTCGCGTTCAGGGGGCGGAACATGCGCGCCACCCCCTGCGCCGCGCCGAGCCGCGGCACAGTCCGGGAGTGGCGCGCCGGAGTTGGCTCCGCGTTGGCGCACAGAGCATTACGATGCTAGTGATCCGCACGCAGCACGCGGCGGCTGACGGACACCGTCGGCCCCGCCGCACTACCGCGGCGACGGCGGAGCTACGCCTAGCGAGAGCATGGCCGATGGGGATGTTGGCACCAGCCGTTGCGCGTGTCGGCGCGCTGGGCCGGCAGGCGGGAACTCGGCATGCGAGACAAGCGATCAGCTGTGCGATGGGACTGCTGTGCGCCGTCGCGATGAGCGGTGGGGCGGCCGGTGCGGCGAGCGGTGGGGCGGCCGGTGCGGCGAGCGTTCGAGATGCGGCGGTGGACAAGGGGTTCGTGCGCTCGGCAGGTTCCGTTGGGCAATTCGTCAGTGGGGAACGGGTGTCCGGCGGAGTGGTGTTGGTGCGGCAGCGCACGAGTCCGAAACGGGTGTCCGGCGGGGTGGTGTTGGTGCAGCAGCCCACGAGCCCGAGGCCGCCGGACAGTGGTGGCACGTGGGACGGGGTTGTGGTGCTTCCTCCACCACCTCCTCCTGTTCCTTCCGGTGGGGGAGCGCGGCGTGTTCCTGCTCAGTCCGATGCGAGTGGGACCTTCGATGTGGCTGGGACGCGGGACGCGGTCGGGGCGCCTGGTCCGGCGCAGGTTCCGCCAGCTCCTCCGCCAGCTCCTCGGCCGCCGCTACCTCCTGCTGTTCCTTCTATCGGGGGAGCGGGGGATGTTCGTGTTCAGCCGGATGGGAGTGGGACCTTCGATGTGGCCGGGACGCGGGACGCGGTCGGGGCGTCTGGTCCGGCGCAGGTTCCGCCAGCTCCTCCGCCAGCTCCTCGGCCGCCGCTACCTCCTGCTGTTCCTTCTATCGGGGGAGCGCGGGATTTTCGTGTTCAGCCGGATGGGAGTGGGACCTCCGATGGGACCGGGACGCGGGACGGGCCGGTCGCGCCGCAACCTCGGCAACCCGCACCCTGCGGGCAGGGGGATGGGCCGACGTGCCCGGGAACGCCGGGCGATCCGAAGCCCGGGCATCCGCGGCCGGATTCGGGGCCGGTCGACCCCAAACCTGGTGATCCGAAGCCGAGTGATCCCAAGCCGGGTGACCCGGGGCCTGGTGACCCGGGGCCGGGTGGTCCCAAGCCTGGTGACCCGGGACCGGGTGGTCCCAAGCCTGGTGACCCGGGACCGGGTGATCCCAAGCCTGGTGACCCGGGACCGGGTGATCCCAAGCCTGGTGACCCGGGACCGGGTGATCCCAAGCCTGGTGACCCGGGACCGGGTGATCCCAAGCCAGGAGATCCGCAACCGGGGGATCCCAAGCCCGGTGGTGCCGTTGATCCGCAGACGCCCGTTGTCCCGGTGCCGCCGCCGGTGCCACCGGTGGTCGTTGCGCCGGTGCGGCCGCCGGGGCCGGTTGTTCCGCCGCGGAATCCGGCGCGGGCGCCCGCCGATTCCCCGCCGGAGCCCGCACCTCAACCTCCACCACCGCGTGAATCTTCCCGCCCGGCATTGGCTCTCATGCCGAGCGCGGTCGGTCCCGGCACCGATGTCAGGGCGAGCGGGCAAGGGTGCGATCCGCAGGCTCCGGTGCGAGTGGCGATCGGGGATGTCGCCATCGGCACGACCGTGGCCGGGGCGGACGGTGCGTTCGACGTGCCGTTGGCCACCGGTGCGGTCGAGGTGGGTCGGCACGAGGTGACCGCGAAATGCGGACCGACGCTGTCCGCCCCGCTGGACGTGGTGCTGGTCAGCAGCATCGGCTCCGGTACCGGCACAGTGACCGTGATCGTCTTCGTCCTGTTGTTCGGCGGCTGGTACTACGGCCATCGCCTCGTTTCGCATCTACCGGCGCGGAGGGGCGGATGAGCGGACCGCATCGCGGCATCGGAGTTCTGCTCGGGCCGATGCTATTGCTGACGATGCTGCTGTGGCCGGCGGCCGCGGCGACGGCGCGACCCGACGGAGTCGACATGTCCGCCAATTTCGACGGACACGACATCGCGGACACCTCCGTCGAGGAGCCACTGCGCCTCGAGCCGGACAGCACCGTGCGGGTCGCGATCGAGTTGTCCAACAAGACCGGCGCACCGGTCGAGATCCGGCACGTGGACCTGGCTGGGCAGGTGTTGGGGTTGACCTTCTTCTCCTACTCGACCGCCGTCGAATTGACCATTCCGCCAGGCGGTTCCGAATCGCTGCGCTACCGACTGGAGTTGCGTGGCCTGCAGGGGCAGGCGGTCGGGTTCCTCGGCGGCGAACTCGCGGTCTACGGCGCGGACAACGCGAGGGTCGCCGCCATACCGTTGATCACCGATGTACGCGGGTCGCTGTGGTCGGTATACGGGTTGTTCGGCGTCGCGCTCGCGATACTCACCGCGTTGGCTCTGGCCGACGCCGCGTTGGCGGTTGCGCGCCATCGGCTTTCGGTGAACCGCTGGCAGCGCGGGCTGCGGTTGCTCGCACCGGGACTGGGGATCGGCCTGGTGTTCGCGTTCACCGCGTCGGTGGCGCGCTGGTGGGTGCCGGATACCGGATTGTGGCTGGCCTTCGCCGGTGTCACGGCCGCCGTCTCCTTCCTGCTCGGCTATGCGGCGCCGACGCCGGAGCCCGACACCGAGGCAGCCGACGAGCCGGACGAGAGCGCGGAACTCGACGTCCAGCGACTCCCCTCCGATGGACCCCGGCCGTGACCGAGCAGGGGGAGCGGGTGCGAGAGGCGTTGCCCGCCTACGACATCGGCGCCGAACTCGGCCGCGGCGGGTGCGGGGTGGTGCTCGCGGGCACCCATCGCAGGCTGCGTCGACCGGTGGCGATCAAGCAGGTTCCGGCGCAGTTCGTGCACGGCGAACGGGTCCGGCGGCGCTTCGTCGCCGAGGCCAGGATGCTCGCCGCCATCGACCATCCGCATGTGGTGCGGGTCTTCGACTACCTGGAACACGAGGAGCTGTGCCTGCTCGTGATGGAGTACCTGCCGGGCGGCAAGCGCCGCCGTTACCTACGCCGGACCCGTCGGCGTACCCCTCCCGCCACCGAGTAGAGAGGCATCGCCGACTTGGACGAGTGACCACGAGGAAATGGTGGCGGCATCGCGCGAGTAGCCTCCGCCACCAGTTCCTCGTGATCGCTTGTCCAGGAGTAGATGCCGGGTACCGGTGCGGTCCGAGGCGACTGGCGCGATGCAGTCGAGCGGGCTAGGGGGCGGGGTTTTCGGGGTGGTAGGTGAGGACGCGGTTGCTGATGCGGAGTCGCCAGCCGGGGTGGAGTTCGGTGGGGGAGGTGGTGATTCGGGTCCACTCGTCGGTGTCGGGTGGGGCGATGAAGGTGCCGGAGGTGGATTCGGCCTCGCGTACCAAGACCTTGCCGTCGTCCACCGAGACGTAGGTGTGCACCCGCGAGACGTGGCGGTCACGTTGGATCACGATCGGCGCGGCGGTGGCGGCGCGCACCGTTTCGTCGGCTTGCGGTCCGCGCCCGATCACGTACGGGCGATCGAGCGGATAGGCCGTACCGTTCTCCAGAACCAGCGCCCCGACCGCCCGCTCCAGCACCGGCCGCGTCACCCGCAGTCCGCGGTGCTGCGAAGGCTGGGGCAGCGCAACAGGTTCCGGCCATCCGCCCGGCCGGCGCACCTGCGACCAAGCCAGTGGCCGATCCGCCGCAGCCGTGCTCCCGACCGGCGGCCGCGGTCGAGGCAGTATCCGGCCGAGCCGCCGCGGCTGCACGATCGAAGCGCCCACTCCCGCCCCGGCATTCGTGCCCGCCCGTCCCTCAACACTCGAGCCCCGCCCTGAATTCGCCTCCGCGCCTTCGCCTGCGGTCGTGTGCCCACCCGCGTTCGCACCGGCCTCCGCGCCTACGCCGCCGCCTGTGCTCGCACCAGTCCCCGCGCCCACTCCGCCTGTGCTCGCCCTTGTGTCTGCGCCGGTGCGTTCGACAACGTCAGCGTTCGTGCCCGTGCACGCAGCTGCGCCCACGCCGTGCTCTGCACTCGTGCCTGCGCCTCTTCCTGTGTTCGTGCCGGTACCTGTGCGTGTGTTCCTATTTGCGCCTGCGCCTGCGCCTGCGCCTGCGCCTGCGCCTGCGCCTGCGCCTGCGCCTGCGCCTGCGCCTGCGCCTGCGCCTGCGCCAGCGCCAGCGCCTGCGCCTGCGCCAGCGCCAGCGGCCGGGCCGTTGCCTCTGGCTTGGCCGTCATTCGTGTTGGCCCCTGAGCTCGTGGCTCTGCCAGCATTTGTGCCCGTGCCCGTGCCCGTGCCCGTGCCCGTGCCCGTGCCCGTGCCCGTGCCCGTGCCCGTGCCCGTGCTTGCGCCTCGGCTTGTGCTCGTGCCCGCATGCGGTGCGGTTGATCGTGCCCTTGAATCTTGTGCTCGAGAAGCGGCGCCCTCGCTTGCGTTCGTGCCTGCTGATTCCGCGACAACCATCGGCGTTGCTGAGCGTGCAGATGATGCGGTTCTGATCGCGTCGGATTCGCCGGTTGGTTCGGGTGTGGCGTCGAATCCTGAGGCGGCGGTTGCCTCGAGTTCGTTGGTCGGGATGGTTGGTCGTGCCGTAGCGCGTTTGGGTGGGTTGGCTGCGGATCGTGTGGGGTTCGTGGCTGATCGTGCCGCCGAAGCTTGCGCTCGAGAAGTGGCGGCCTCGCTTGCGTTCGCACCTGCTGCTGACTCCGCGACATCCTTCGGTGTTGCTGAGCGCGCAGATGATGCAGTTCCGATCGCGTCGGATTCGCCGGTTGGTTCGGGCATGGCGCCGAATCCTGAGGCGGCGGTTGCCTCGAGTTCGTTGGTCGGGACGGTTGGTCGGGCCGCTGTGCGCTTGGTTGGGCGGGCGGTGACCCGTGCGGGTTTGTCGGCTGCGGTGGCTGATGGTGCGGCGGAAGATGCTGCGATCGCGTCGGATTCGCCGGTCGGTTCGGGTGTGGCGCCGAAACCCGAAGCGGCGGTTGCCTCTAGCTCGTCGGTGGAGACGGTCGGCCGTGGCGTGCCGTTGCGTGTGGCTGCCGCGGGTAGTACGGGTTGGTCGATTGGTCCTGCTGGAGCGCCGTTGCGCGTGGCTGCCGCGGGTTGGTCGGTTGGCTGTGCGGGGGCGCCGTTGCGGGAGGTGGGTCGCGCGGGTTCGGCGGGGGACGGGGTGGACGGTCGTTTTGGCCGAGCTGTGCCGTTTGAGCCAGCCTTGGATGACCTTGTCGCGGCGGCACAATCGAGGGTGCCCGCGTCAGATGGTCCAGGGTGGATGACCGATGGGTGCTGGGATGCGGTGCGGCGGTGGGCGGTGCGGTCTACCGCCGGGTCCGGTGTTTCGATGGGGTGGCGGGGCGCACGGCGGAGCGCGACATTCAGGACGAAACCGCCGCCAGGGACGACGCCCGCGCGGAGGTCGGTGCGGGGCAGGGGTTTCGGGGACGAAACCGCGGCCGCGCCGATCGCGATGCGGCGGAACGGTTCTCGGACTATCTCGTCGACCCAGGTGAACGCGCGGGTGCCGTCGAGGCGCCGGGTGCCTTCCGCGCCGCTGATCTCGGCGCGCACGGGACCGCGGAGCAGGATGAGGGTGCCCTCGGCGGTGGGTGCGAGGACACCGAAGTGCTGCGGTTCGGTGGGGTCGGCGAAAACCACGGCGGCGAGGCGGTGAACCAGTGCCGCACCGGGGTGGTCGAACTCCGCGACTGCCTCGATCGTGCCGAGAATTCGCTCGGTGGAAGCGGTTTCACCCGACAGGTAGACGACAATGCCACCGAAGCGCGCGACCAGGCCGTTGCCCGGTGCGATACCAACGGTGAACGGTTTGCTGCGCACCCGCGCCCTCCTTCCCGGCGCACTACCGATATCCGAAGCCAGCATAGAGCGTGAACCTGAGGCAAACCGGTGTCTCGGCCGCCCTCGGACCACCGCACGCGGACCCGCCGCCCCCGCCTGCCTCTCGCCCCCATCCGTCGAATCCAGCACCGCCGGTACACATCTGATTCCCGCACCGCTACTCGCCCGGCCTGCGACAACCCGACCGGCCCCGTCATGCGCCACACCCCGCGACTGTGGTCACCATCTCGCCCGCAACCACCCCGCCCACTTCCCGAACACGCCAACGCCCGCGCCCGGACGGCCGAGCATCGTGCACCGATGACCTCGCCCCACTGTCGAGCAGCCCCACCACCCGGTCATCAACCGCCCGACGCCCCCCGCTCGGCTCGGTTGGTGAATTCGTCCACTACTTGGTTCGACAGTCCGGCGCGTTGTGCCTGTCGCAGCTCGTCCGGTCCTCATCCAGCCAGCGCTCAGCGCTCAACGTGCCTGCTCATGTGGTGATTTCGTCCACTACCTGGCGTGGCGTCACCCCGAGCACGCCTTGGTCGACCAGCGCCCGCCCCGCGGCGAGCGCGGTCACCGCGGTGGCGATCGACCTCTTTCCGCGCAGCGAGGGCGCGACGCGGAAGGCTCAACAGCCCGGTGCGCCCTGCCTGTCGCAGCCCATGATCGTCTTCCAACTGGTGACCGGTGGCCCAACCTGCCCTGCTCAGCTGTGCATTCGGCCACCGATCAACGGACGAATGCGACCCTGTCTCAGCTCGTGAATTCGTCCGCGTGTTCCCGCAGCCAGGTGGTGAAGGTGCGGGCCGGGTGGCCGGTGAGGGTGGTCACGGTGTCGGTGAGGGGGATCGGGGTGCCGTCGTAGCGACGCCAGTGATCGAGCAGCCCGTCGGCGACGAACCCGGGCAAATGTGGCGCCATCTGCTGTTTCCATTCCTCGGGTGTGACTTCGGCGATCTCGACGGGCCTGCCGATGACCTCGGCGACGCGGTCGAACTGTTCGCGGAAGGTGAGCGCTTCGGGGCCGGTCAGAGTGTGCTGGGCGGCACGGTGTTTCGGTTCGGTGAGCACCGTGCGGGCGCAGGCGGCGATGTCGAGTTCGTGGATCGGTTCGGCGTAGGCGTTGGGATAGGGGAGGCTGACGGGCTGCCCGGCCTTGATCGGGCCGGCCCAGAGCCGCGCGTTGCTCGCGAAGGTGCCGGGGCGCAGCACGGTGGTGGTCATCGGCGCCTCGGCGAGTCCGATCTCGGTGTCCAGGTGGGCTTTTCCGATCGGGTTGGCGGCCACGTCGGGGTCGAGCACGGAGGTCGAGGAGAGCAGCACGATGTGGTCGACGCCGGCTTCGTGTGCGGCGGAGACGAATTCGTCAATCGCCGCGGGTTCGGCGTAGAGGAACACCGCGTCGACGCCGGCGAGTGCGGCGGCGAAGGTGCTCGGATCGGTCAGGTCGCAGGCGACGGCGGGCACGTCGGCGGGCAGCGCGAGTTCGTCGGGTCGGCGCGAGCCGACGCGCACGCTGTGGCCGTCGGCGCGCAGCAACTGGAGTAGGCGGGTGCCGACCGCGCCGCGGCCGCCGGTGATGAGAAGCATGGGAATCCTTGGGGGAGTGGTGCATTGACCGCACTCGCGGATCGGCGCAGCGCCGCATCGGGGCGAGGACGGAGGGTGATGACGAACATTGTTCGTTGAAGTCGACGGTACGAGACGAACGGTGTTCGTGTCAAACAATGTTCGTCATGACGTATGCTCGCCCCATGAACGAAGCGCCTGTGAGCCGTCGAGCGCGCCCAGCCAAGGCGCCGTTGAGTCGCGACGTGATCGTCGAGACCGGCCTGCGCATCCTGGATCAGGACGGCCTCGCCGCCCTGACCATGCGCCGGGTCGCGCAGGAACTCGATACCGGTGCGGCGTCGCTGTACGTCTACGTCGCCAACCGCGACGACCTGATGGCCGCCATGCTCGATCACGTGCTCGGCATGATCGAGGAACCGGCCGACGGCACCTGGCGGGAGCGGCTCGTCGCGCTGGTGGAATCGGCGATCGCGGTGATGAGCAGGCACGAGGGCGTCGCACTCGTCGCGCTCGGCTCGATCCCGACCGGAGCGAACGCGCTGGTGCTCGTGGATCGCATGCTCGCGCTGCTCGCCGAGGGCGGGGTCGCCGAGCAGACCAACTCGTGGGCCGTGGATCTGCTGTTTCTCTACATCACCGCGGCCGCCGCCGAG
This genomic interval carries:
- the mihF gene encoding integration host factor, actinobacterial type; this encodes MALPTMTAEQRTEALAKAAAVRKARSELIGKVKAGKVSVADLLKKADSDELVKKTKVAAVIKALPGVGPVKAAKLMDQAEIPEDRRIGGLGARQRAALLDALKD
- the fdhD gene encoding formate dehydrogenase accessory sulfurtransferase FdhD; translation: MSRVTARRRTRRISPTGEVQRPDTLAVEEPLEIRIGGQSLTVTMRTPGNDVDLVHGFLLSEAMIGVAEDIMAARYCSGTDDDGRNTYNVLDLTLRNPVPVQTRNFLTTGACGLCGKTALDEVRKNTRYPVTEKGIEVNAHTLGAMPETLRGKQNLFEATGGLHAAGLFDADGTVLAVREDIGRHNAVDKVIGWALRQNRVPATDLVLIVSGRASFELVQKAVMAGIPMLGAVSAPSSLAVDLAAEAGLTLVGFLRGDTMNVYTHPERVVAASATPLPA
- a CDS encoding FdhF/YdeP family oxidoreductase, with product MHRNGPTQDIDESELTVSAPKEQAAGVTAVAVSLRRAVEEMGVLRTARTLTRVNQVHGFDCPGCAWPEPTGHRRPAEFCENGAKAVAEEATLRTVTPEFFAAHSIEELAGKSGYWLGQQGRLTHPMVLRPGDTHYAPIGWDDAYRMIADHLGALASPDEAVFYTSGRTSNEAAFLYQLLVRSFGTNNLPDCSNMCHESSGAALTSSIGIGKGSVSIDDFAAADLIIVAGQNPGTNHPRMLSALADAKSKGARVIAINPLPETGLLGFRDPQTVKGFTTGVAIADDFLQIRLGGDMALFQALGRLLFEAEDRAPGTVLDREFVDAHCAGFAEYEKQARAVDFDTVLAATGLSHAEIERTAKYLAEAKNVIICWAMGLTQQSHGVATIEEATNLLLLRGMIGKPGAGVCPVRGHSNVQGDRTMGIWEKMPESFLAALDQEFGITSPRKHGMDTVDAIRAMRDGRASVFVGMGGNFVSATPDTEVTEAALRNCALTVQISTKLNRSHVVHGTTALILPTLGRTDKDLRDGLKQQVSVEDSMSMVHLSTGRLEPVSKHLRSEVAIVCDLALTLFGADHPVPWARFRRDYDTIRDAISRVVPGCADYNARVRARNGFVLPHPPRDNREFRTTTGKANFAVNELTWTPVPEGRLILQTLRSHDQYNTTIYGLDDRYRGVHGGRKVVLVHPEDIAALGFAEDELVDVISEWTDGTERRVRGFRLVGYPTPRGNAAAYYPETNPLVPLDHVAARSNTPVSKSVTIRLQRATNE
- a CDS encoding protein kinase domain-containing protein codes for the protein MTEQGERVREALPAYDIGAELGRGGCGVVLAGTHRRLRRPVAIKQVPAQFVHGERVRRRFVAEARMLAAIDHPHVVRVFDYLEHEELCLLVMEYLPGGKRRRYLRRTRRRTPPATE
- a CDS encoding FHA domain-containing protein — translated: MTRPVLERAVGALVLENGTAYPLDRPYVIGRGPQADETVRAATAAPIVIQRDRHVSRVHTYVSVDDGKVLVREAESTSGTFIAPPDTDEWTRITTSPTELHPGWRLRISNRVLTYHPENPAP
- a CDS encoding SDR family oxidoreductase; its protein translation is MLLITGGRGAVGTRLLQLLRADGHSVRVGSRRPDELALPADVPAVACDLTDPSTFAAALAGVDAVFLYAEPAAIDEFVSAAHEAGVDHIVLLSSTSVLDPDVAANPIGKAHLDTEIGLAEAPMTTTVLRPGTFASNARLWAGPIKAGQPVSLPYPNAYAEPIHELDIAACARTVLTEPKHRAAQHTLTGPEALTFREQFDRVAEVIGRPVEIAEVTPEEWKQQMAPHLPGFVADGLLDHWRRYDGTPIPLTDTVTTLTGHPARTFTTWLREHADEFTS
- a CDS encoding TetR/AcrR family transcriptional regulator, translating into MNEAPVSRRARPAKAPLSRDVIVETGLRILDQDGLAALTMRRVAQELDTGAASLYVYVANRDDLMAAMLDHVLGMIEEPADGTWRERLVALVESAIAVMSRHEGVALVALGSIPTGANALVLVDRMLALLAEGGVAEQTNSWAVDLLFLYITAAAAEQSAYNTKRMRAEEHIAEVTARYAALSAERYPMIVAMRESLTVGDGDARTQWALRVLIDGILGTPVTWTR